The Setaria viridis chromosome 6, Setaria_viridis_v4.0, whole genome shotgun sequence genome includes the window GTCGCTGTGGCGATCGCGGTCGCGGTCGTGCTCCGACGTCGCGGTCCCCatgccgtcgtcgtccttctcctcctcggcggcgccctcgccgacgccctcggagcgggcggaggcgccgcggtcgcccaccccgccggcgccgccgctggtgggTGCGCTCATCGAGTCGCTTTCGTTCCGCGGCTGCGGgttcggccgcgccgccgcgtccccgtTCGAGAAAGAGGACCTGCGGTCGCGGGCCGCGCTCCCGcggcgcctccgcgccgccgtgcACGCCGCGATGCGCGCCAGGGACCCCGCCGCGGGCGCGTTTGCGCTAGACGACCGCGACGGCGCGTGCAACCCGTGGTTCGACGCCGCGGCGCACGACGACGCGCCCGAGTCGCCGCTCGTCGCCTTCGTCAACccccgcagcggcggccgcctcgGCCCCGTCCTCAAGACCCGCCTCCAGGAGCTCATCGGCGAAGACCAGGTCAAATAACCGCCCCTTtgtcttctctctctctttctatTTGTATATGGCCGTTCGTGTCGCGTGCCGTTGCCCGTGACGTCATGAGATGGCCGGCGTCGCGGGCTACGTGGAGCTGCTGTCCCACTGCGGCGAGGCGCGGGCAATCGCGCGGATCCAGGCGGCGCTGGTCACCTCggggcggctgcggcggagcGCGGAGCTCCACGACGCGCTCATCCGGGCGCTCTCCCGCTCCGCGCGGCCGCACCTCGCGCACCCGCTCTACGCGCATCTCCTCCGCGCGGGCCTCCTCCCCACCCCGCacaccctcccctccctcctcaaGTCGGTCGCGCTGTCCCTGGCGGCCCCGGGCGCGTCGGCGCTGGCGCTCGCCGTGCACGCCCACGCCGTCAAGCTCGGCCTGGAGCGGTTCCTCCTCGTGAGCAACGCGCTCATCCGTGTCCACGCCGGTCTCCTCGGCCGGCTCGACGACGGGCTTCTGCTCCTGCGGACCGCTGCTGCCGTGGACGCCGCCTCGTTCAACACCCTCATCACGGCCTATGCGAGGGCGGGGCGGGTGGCGGACGCCAGGAagctgttcgacgaaatgccagCCAAGAATGCCGTGTCCTGGAGCGCCATGGTTAATGGGTATGTGCAGGCTGGGGACGGGAGGGAGGCTCTGGAGATATTTGCACGGATGCAAGCTGAAGGTGTTTGCCCAGACGACACGGTGCTGGTTGGGGTGCTAGCAGCATGTGCGCAGCACGGGGCGCTGGAGCAGGGGAAGTGGGTGCATGGTTACCTGAAGGCGAATGACACTCGGATCACTGTATTTTTGGGCACTGCTTTGGTTGATATGTACGCCAAATGTGGTGAGGTGCAGCTTGCAATGGATGTATTTGAGGCAATGAAGGACAAGAATGTGCTGGCTTGGACTACTATGATAAAAGGCCTGGCAATCCATGGTCGAGGATCAGAGGCATTAACGCTCTTCTCCCAGATGGAGAGCTCAGGTGTCAGGCCGGATGATATTGCTTTCATTGGCGCATTGTGTGCGTGCACACATGCTGGGTTGGTTGACAAGGGTCGGGAGCTTTTTGATTCTATGGTGAGGAAATATGGCATTAGACCAAAGATTGAGCACTACGGATGCATGGTAGATCTTCTGGCACGAAATGGCTTGCTTGGTGAGGCAAAAGAGATGGTTCAGAAAATGCCCATGAAACCAGATGCCCTGATTTGGGGAGCTCTCATGGCTGGTTGTAGATTTCACAAGAATGTGGAGTTGGCTGAGTATGTTGTCAAGCATTGGATTTTGTTGGAACCTGACAAAAGTGGTGCCTATGTACTTCTAGCTAACATTTATGCTGCTTCAGGTAGGCACAATTCTGCGAGGGAAATTAGGCACCTAATGCGTGAAAAGGGAGTTGACAAGACACCTGGTTGTAGCACTGTGGAGATGAAAGGAATTATTCATCAGTTCATTGTTGGAGATCTGTCTCATCCACGCATAAAAGATATTTTGGCAAAATGGCATGAAATTGATAGTAGAATTAGGTTAGAGGAGGGTTACATCCCAGATAAGAAGGAAGTTTTGCTTGACAttgaagaagaggagaaggaggatGCTCTCAGCCGGCACAGTGAGAAGCTGGCAATTGCTTTTGCTTTGATTAGTACAAGTGTCGACATGCCCATTCGGATAGTCAAGAACCTCAGAGTTTGCCATGATTGCCATCATGTCACCAAACTAATATCCAAAGTATATGGAAGGGAAATTATTGTTAGAGATCGAACACGCTTCCATTTGTTCAAAGATGGCAGTTGTTCTTGCAAGGACTATTGGTAACAGCTAACAATGTTTGCGCAAAAATTGGTACCTGATTCATGAGTATTGCCTATTGGTTAGTCAATACAGAAAGGTTTTTGTTCATCAAAATTCTGAGTATCAAGGATTCCCATGTGGAGGGAATCAAGTTAATTGAAGGACAAATTCCTTGCTTCTACTAATCTACACCTGTAGTTATGCTGTCACCAAGTTATCGTCCATGGATGCAATTGTTCATACTTTATTTATTGATTTTTGAACATTCAAGATACAGTGATGAATCTGCATTGAGCTCATGCTATAATCATTTGTGGAAACTGAGGCTATTGCCTTTTTAATTGATAATTACAAGTAATCTACTACATAGGTGTGAACCTTGCCTGTGGATTAAATGGGAAATGCTACTGATCCATTGCCACCATTCTTACCCTACTATGGCACTAAGTAAGAGATGAACTGTCTAACATTGGTAGGGATCTAATCTTTGTACGTGGAGATATAGTTAAATGGAGGTAGTACATTTTCTAGATTTAGATAAAATAAAATTGAGCTGGGTAGAACAGATCATTTTCCTATGCTAGCATAGGAAACTTATTATTTCTGTTTTATAATCAATACATTGTGTGCTAAGGAAATTTAAATTGTCAGATAGAAAAACTGATGCACATTCATGAATTTTTCTGATGTTTCATGCAAAATATTACCATAGCTATCCTTTGTATTGAAGTTGGTTCAATTTATATAAATATGAGTTGGCTTATTTTATACAGCACTGTATGAAGTTACTATCCTTTGTAGGTCACTATTGAAACTTGTCAGGTCTGACCACTACTACAAACTAGATACCACTTGAATTTGAAAACTGTAAAGGAAGTTGTAGAAACACTCATTTTGTACCTATGCTTAGATGAAGGATGGAAACATTTATCATCATGCCATATCTTTAATATATGGGGTTGCTCTGTTCTGTTTATGAAACTTCGAGATGGTTTGGCACTAAATGCATTCTTACTAGCAATTGCTTTTCCAAATCCAGGTTTTTGATCTTACTGTTGTGAAGCCTTCTGAATTTGTGGAATATGCTCTGGCTTGTTTGGAACAACTTGCCGACTCTGGGGATCATAGTGCGGGGTTTGTTCGCAATAATCTGCGAGTCATGGTATGTACAAAACTTTTTTGGTTGTGGTAGCTGCAACATTCACAATATTAGTATGCATTTCTCCTGGTTGTTTTATGCATTTCAGGGAGCTTCATGAGTTACATTTATACTAGCTAGATTGTAGATATTATAATTAGTATCAAGTATTCAAGTATCTAAACAAAATCATCAACAAGAAGTATGTTGGTTTGTGTTTGATATAACAGAGCCAGAGTAGTCTACAACAACCTCCTTTTACATTCAAAAATACTATGGTTTCCTCCATGCCCCATTGAGAGTTTCATGAAATCTAGCCATGAGTTTCATTTAGTTGTTGTCCTTGTATTGCAGTGCAAATGATGTTGAGATCCCCAGCAATGATCCGCAGTTGAGTGCTTTTGGGCGTGTTCCAATTCATTTCATTTTCTATTGAGGCCTGTCGGCTGAAATAAAATCCCCATTCTTATTGTTAGCCAATGTTCCTTGATATAAATGAGAACTGTACTTTTGAGACATTTTGAACACGGACTCAGATTGATTGCCACCTCAGGAAAAAGGTGTTGCAACTTCTAGATACTTATTATAGTTCATCTTTCCTAGGTTGCAGGAGGTGACGGAACAGTAGGTTGGGTGTTGGGATGTTTAGGAGAATTATATGTTCAGAACAGGGAGCCTGTTCCTCCAGTTGCTGTTATACCACTTGGAACCGGAAACGATCTCTCCAGAAGTTTTGGTTGGGTAAAAGGATCTCTTTTGTCACAATACAATCTTGCAAAGTTAATTACTACAGGTTTTTCATCACATAACAGTTATTTTCAGGGTGCTTCATTTTCATTCTCATGGAAAGCAGCTGCTAAACGGTCTCTCTACAAGGCTATTTTCGGCTCGGTTTCTTGTTTAGACAGGTGACACTTGTTTATGAAAATGAGAAGTCATTAATATCTTCAATGCATTCTGTTGCAATTTAACATTGAAATATATCTAtaccttttttttaatattgaTATATCTTCTTTGCACTGATTGAGTTTGATCTTGATATCACTGTAACAAGGAATGCCCTTAATTTACTCTCTCTATTTCAAAATAGATTTGTTTCCCTCAAAcacacaggagagctgcataccattatattaaaaaagaagaaagggcTAGAACCCTGAGAACACTACACACACCCACACAAAGATATTTCCAAATAGATCTTTCAGACCTCATCATAATATTCTCCAATACACTCCTTGACCATATCTTTTTAATTATATGTTGGTTAAAATGTAAAAAGCTCTAATGAAATGACACACAGCTCTCCTGTGTGTTCGAGATTTTCTTTAAAAGAGACTCACATGGAATAGTTTTGATGATAAATATACTAATTTAATTTCCATGTGAAAAATCTAATAACTATATTTATTTGGAAATGAAGAGAGTACCATCATATATAAATTGATATGGCTTCCAGCTCTAATCGTGCAGCTACATCTACTCTAATATATATCACAGAGCAATCAAATGGTGCAAATTTCACTAAGTCAACCATTTCTGTACTAGCTTAATAGAAGTATGCATGCAGATCCTGTTGACCTATTAGGTTTCTAATCCCACATCAGGACCTAGGGCTGTGAAGCGCTGTTGACTTCATAGGTGTTATTACCTTGGTGGGTCTTAGTTTGGTGATTAAATCGACAGACCATGATTGCTAGCTCAGAAGTTTTACGCCCATGCTAAAGCCTTTAGAGGAAAGTTTTACTATAGAAAGATGGCCATTCTCCCCCATTCACCTGTGTAGCTTTTCATTTGGCTTGCTCCTTGATGTTTGTTCTCATTCTTATTCTTGCTGAGTTACTTATTCCTTCACCAACTGTAGCAACATAATTCATCTTTATGATCAAGTTCACTTCTTCGATAGGTAAGATCCATACACCAAATTTACCAGTTCGAATGACTCATATTGTGTTGCCCTTGTGCAGTTGGCATGTTGTTGTTTCTATGCCtgaagatggagaagaagaaaaggaagaattgGACCTCCCTCATTCGCTTCGGCATCTTGGAGGGTGTACATTTTTTGATGTAATGCATCAATGCATCTAGACTATCCACTTGGGTTGTCACAGCTGTGCCACTAATAGCGATAGAAGTTTATCTTTCCTGTAGGATGGCACTGCTAAGGGAGAATTGCCTGAAACAGTCTCTTGCTTTGATGGTGTGTTCTATAATTACTTCAGCATAGGTATTTTCCTTTTTCACCCTGTAAATTATTCAAGAACATATTTGTTAGCGTCTCATTAATCTTTggattattctttttttttaaaaaatcatggGTACAGTCATTGTTATATTATAGGCAAAATAATTGTTGTTCTGTTTGATCCTTTCTGAACCTTCTCATGTTGGTTCACTAATAAAGGGAGTAATACACAATCTCGATACTACCTTGGAGACATGAGATGAACATCtttcgaggaaaaaaaatctttcaagAGTTTCTTTCTTGTTACCCCATTAATTCATGTCCAACATCAAAGAAAATGATATATAGGACATTAATACTTAACATATACATGCTGCGACTCTGTTCGTTGTTACCTATTACCATATATGGTCATTTCTAATCTGAGGCGGGGTCTTGACAATATATTTCCTTTTGTAATGCAGGAATGGATGCTCAAGTGGCTTATGGATTTCACCAATTACGTGATGAGAAGCCATTTCTTGCAAATGGACCTTTATCCAATAAGGTAAGGAACATGTGGATTCTCTTTCCCACATTTATGATGACCCATCAGCTCATCACCTTAAACCCTAATGTTGATCATTCTAGTTTTCCATGTAATTTAGAAATCCTTTTAGATGAAGGAAAATTTTCAATTCATGCTTGTAATGTTAATTGTTAAATTGAGAATTGGTTAGCATGTACAGGAAATCTGCAGTCAACATAGAGGAAGTTTCGTTGGTTAACTAACAATGATGCTACATTTTTAAGAAAGGGAAAGCAATTTGAATAAGATATGCTCTGTTCATTGTAATGTATAGTTTCTCTGGGTGATCCAAAAGGCAGTATATGAATCTGAATCACCTTTTCTTCAAGATATTAAGATTCCATTAATTATCTGCAAAGCAAAGGCAAGATATGAACTTTTAAGCTTAGTATATTTAGTACTATGTATATAGGCCCAATTAGTTATGGTTTCACTCATGCAGGCCATTTCTCTTTCCTCTCTCGTATAAATACCCTGTAACAATAATGGGTAAGGAGTACACTTGAAAATAATCTCTTCTATAAATTAAGTAACAATGAACCCAAACTTGCAGCTTAAGGAGTACAAATTTTCTAATTAAAGCAGTGATAATTTAAGATTTTTTTGTTTCACTGCATGAATGGAAACATGCCTTATCCATTTgaggatatttttttttcagtttgttGTTGGCCATAGTacaaataagaaagaaaaaggaataacaTCAACTCAATAACATCgtaagaaagaaaaataacagcaTGGTGCAGTTGCATTGAAATAATACACATCTTCAAGGTGACACAAACAAAATTAGGCTCTTGTGTGACTGTTGTGATGTTTGCTATGTGGCCTATACTTTTAAACACTTTTAGAGTTAGCATTTCTAACTAAATTACTGATTGGCTGATTTTGTGACAGTTAATTTATGCAGGATACACCTGCAAGCAAGGATGGTTCTTTACACAGTGTATTAGTGACCCTGAATTAAGGTACAGTACCTTTTTTATAAATGTATCATACCTTTTTACAGATACCTACATGTGTGGTAACTTTACTAATCAATCGACAACTCTagtattttagtttttttatttgtttaaaaATTTTCTATAATAAAAATGTGTCCATTTCTAATCTTCAACTATGACATGAGTTCAAACATCAACAATTGTCACTTTTAAACAGTTTTGATAGTTAAGGGTTAATGTTTATATTTGGactcatattatttttctttttaatggTATGATGTGCATCTCTCCTTTGtacttgagaaaaaaaattggaccaTAATTGAAGGTtgaatttattttttcctttttctaataGAACCAAATGGGTTTTCTCACAAATATTGGCATGCGATGCAATTTTGACCAATTTATCTGGAAACATCCTTGTACTAGTTTGCACCGAATTCCAGTAATCAGATACTATTTCAGTTGCTGACAAATAACGGATTAGGGCTGGTCGAGTCTTTAGTTTAGATGCCCAATATCGTCTGCTGTcagtttcctttcttttgaatTCTAATTGTACATTTGTTAGTTTTTAAGGCTTTCTGCATTTTTTGTTCAATCCAAACGTAATCTGAAACCAAGTCATCCACAAATCCAAATATTGTTCACTAGGGTCTGCTTGCTTTTACACTTTCTAATTAAGGTAAATATTTCGGTTATGAGAAGTTAATCATC containing:
- the LOC117861145 gene encoding pentatricopeptide repeat-containing protein At5g66520, whose translation is MAGVAGYVELLSHCGEARAIARIQAALVTSGRLRRSAELHDALIRALSRSARPHLAHPLYAHLLRAGLLPTPHTLPSLLKSVALSLAAPGASALALAVHAHAVKLGLERFLLVSNALIRVHAGLLGRLDDGLLLLRTAAAVDAASFNTLITAYARAGRVADARKLFDEMPAKNAVSWSAMVNGYVQAGDGREALEIFARMQAEGVCPDDTVLVGVLAACAQHGALEQGKWVHGYLKANDTRITVFLGTALVDMYAKCGEVQLAMDVFEAMKDKNVLAWTTMIKGLAIHGRGSEALTLFSQMESSGVRPDDIAFIGALCACTHAGLVDKGRELFDSMVRKYGIRPKIEHYGCMVDLLARNGLLGEAKEMVQKMPMKPDALIWGALMAGCRFHKNVELAEYVVKHWILLEPDKSGAYVLLANIYAASGRHNSAREIRHLMREKGVDKTPGCSTVEMKGIIHQFIVGDLSHPRIKDILAKWHEIDSRIRLEEGYIPDKKEVLLDIEEEEKEDALSRHSEKLAIAFALISTSVDMPIRIVKNLRVCHDCHHVTKLISKVYGREIIVRDRTRFHLFKDGSCSCKDYW
- the LOC117861146 gene encoding diacylglycerol kinase 4; this translates as MPSSSFSSSAAPSPTPSERAEAPRSPTPPAPPLVGALIESLSFRGCGFGRAAASPFEKEDLRSRAALPRRLRAAVHAAMRARDPAAGAFALDDRDGACNPWFDAAAHDDAPESPLVAFVNPRSGGRLGPVLKTRLQELIGEDQVFDLTVVKPSEFVEYALACLEQLADSGDHSAGFVRNNLRVMVAGGDGTVGWVLGCLGELYVQNREPVPPVAVIPLGTGNDLSRSFGWGASFSFSWKAAAKRSLYKAIFGSVSCLDSWHVVVSMPEDGEEEKEELDLPHSLRHLGGCTFFDDGTAKGELPETVSCFDGVFYNYFSIGMDAQVAYGFHQLRDEKPFLANGPLSNKLIYAGYTCKQGWFFTQCISDPELRGLRNIICLSIKRMDSSEWESIPVPSSVRAIVALNLHNYASGRNPWGNLKPEYLEKKGFVEAHSDDGLLEIFGLKQGWHASLVMVELISAKHIAQAAAIRIEIKGGQWRDAFMQMDGEPWKQPLSSEYSTFVDIKKVPYPSLIING